The following are encoded in a window of Nibricoccus aquaticus genomic DNA:
- a CDS encoding DNA polymerase III subunit gamma/tau, whose amino-acid sequence MPHAPVSWPDSLAGTPSVAVIEQAISRQRLSHSLLLSGGDLDTLTLVANAIADRLLSGLQPTDAHRFPPEQHPDCFALRPAGKMRQISADATRTLIGKVQVSGSVSLRKVAIVHECDRMNVAAANVFLKTLEEPPANTTILLLTTRPYALLPTIRSRCLNFRFPAGPASYSPDGWSAWLADYQAWLTRLTEGISDRKAVADSLMAAYGLIARFGAVLDFATDEVWKLQKAKLPAELGDDEQVAIETGIANGLRARLFIEIEQATRAFALPRLHANDAATNRALTAAIEKLEQAVGLLRLNLNESAALEEFMLSSLRLWTRR is encoded by the coding sequence ATGCCTCACGCGCCCGTCTCCTGGCCTGACTCGCTCGCCGGCACACCCTCGGTCGCCGTCATCGAGCAGGCCATTTCCCGCCAGCGTCTTTCGCACAGCTTGCTCCTGAGCGGCGGCGATCTCGACACGCTCACCCTCGTCGCCAACGCCATCGCCGACCGCCTCCTCAGCGGCCTGCAACCGACCGACGCCCATCGCTTCCCGCCCGAGCAGCATCCCGATTGTTTCGCCCTGCGCCCCGCCGGGAAAATGCGCCAGATCTCGGCCGACGCCACCCGCACGCTCATCGGCAAAGTCCAGGTCTCCGGCAGCGTTTCGCTCCGCAAAGTCGCCATCGTCCACGAGTGCGACCGCATGAACGTCGCCGCCGCCAACGTCTTCCTCAAGACGCTCGAAGAGCCCCCGGCCAACACCACGATCCTGCTGCTCACGACGCGTCCCTACGCGCTGCTGCCGACCATCCGCAGCCGCTGCCTCAACTTCCGTTTTCCCGCTGGTCCCGCGAGTTACTCCCCCGACGGCTGGAGCGCCTGGCTCGCCGACTATCAAGCCTGGCTCACGCGCCTCACCGAGGGAATTTCCGACCGCAAAGCCGTCGCCGATTCCCTTATGGCCGCCTACGGCCTGATCGCGCGTTTCGGTGCCGTCCTTGATTTCGCGACTGACGAAGTCTGGAAACTCCAAAAAGCAAAACTTCCCGCCGAGCTCGGTGACGACGAACAAGTCGCCATCGAAACCGGCATCGCCAACGGCCTCCGCGCCCGCCTCTTCATCGAGATCGAGCAGGCCACCCGCGCCTTCGCTCTCCCGCGTCTTCACGCCAACGACGCCGCAACCAACCGCGCGCTCACCGCCGCCATCGAAAAACTCGAGCAAGCCGTCGGCCTGCTCCGCCTGAACCTCAACGAGTCCGCCGCACTCGAAGAATTCATGCTCTCTTCGCTGCGTCTCTGGACCCGTCGCTGA
- a CDS encoding MATE family efflux transporter — translation MSQAPTSKVKLSLLALAWPIFVEQGLHVMTGTVDTFMVAHISDNAVAGLGVAHQIVVLAIILFNFVGIGASVSVTHSLGGGDPKGARSVATTAIAANFWIGAIISTTVFLLAKPLLQLMHLPPELMQYGLPFLTIMGGTLFLESINMAISAVLRAHGHTRESMFITLGQNILNAAGNAIFLFGLFGAPKLGVEGVALSTVISRIVALGALWILLKRQTGIRLEFLDLFRVSLPRLKPILHIGLPAAGENISWWLAFMTMTSFTALMGGNALVVQTYTMQILYVVIIFSISIALGTEIIIGHLIGAGEFEEAYRELMKNLRTSLFLASGAITLVAVLAPWLLGIFTTDTAVIAGGTLLLRMSLLLEPGRVINIVVINCLRATGDVKFPIMMGLLSMWGIWVPLAWFLGLHLGWGLPGVWIAMMCDEWFRGAIMYRRWRHRRWLPHAQKVRARVAASAAGL, via the coding sequence ATGAGCCAGGCGCCCACGTCCAAAGTTAAACTCAGTCTCCTCGCCCTCGCGTGGCCCATCTTCGTCGAGCAGGGCCTGCACGTGATGACCGGCACCGTGGACACGTTCATGGTCGCCCACATCTCGGACAACGCCGTAGCGGGACTCGGCGTGGCGCATCAGATCGTCGTGCTCGCGATCATCCTGTTTAACTTCGTCGGCATCGGCGCGAGCGTCTCCGTCACGCACTCCCTCGGTGGCGGCGATCCGAAAGGCGCGCGCTCGGTGGCCACGACCGCCATCGCCGCGAATTTCTGGATCGGCGCGATCATCAGCACGACCGTTTTCCTGCTCGCGAAACCGCTCCTCCAGCTGATGCACCTGCCGCCCGAGCTGATGCAGTACGGCCTGCCGTTTCTCACGATCATGGGCGGCACGCTCTTCCTCGAATCGATCAACATGGCGATCTCCGCCGTGCTCCGCGCCCACGGCCACACGCGCGAGTCGATGTTCATCACGCTCGGCCAAAACATCCTTAACGCTGCGGGCAACGCCATCTTCCTCTTCGGCCTCTTCGGCGCGCCCAAGCTCGGCGTCGAAGGCGTCGCTCTCTCGACCGTCATCAGTCGCATCGTCGCCCTCGGCGCGCTCTGGATTCTCCTCAAACGCCAGACCGGCATCCGCCTGGAATTTCTTGATCTCTTCCGCGTCTCCCTTCCTCGCCTGAAGCCCATCCTCCACATCGGCCTGCCAGCCGCCGGCGAAAACATCAGCTGGTGGCTCGCCTTCATGACGATGACCTCGTTCACCGCCCTCATGGGCGGCAACGCCCTCGTGGTGCAGACTTACACGATGCAGATTCTCTACGTCGTGATCATTTTCAGCATCTCGATCGCGCTCGGTACTGAGATCATCATCGGGCACCTGATTGGCGCGGGCGAATTCGAAGAGGCTTATCGCGAGCTGATGAAAAATCTGCGCACGAGCCTCTTCCTCGCCAGCGGCGCGATCACGCTCGTCGCCGTACTCGCGCCTTGGCTGCTCGGCATCTTCACCACGGATACAGCGGTGATCGCGGGCGGCACTCTGCTGCTGCGCATGTCGCTGCTGTTGGAGCCGGGGCGCGTGATCAACATCGTCGTGATCAACTGCCTCCGCGCCACTGGCGACGTGAAGTTTCCCATCATGATGGGCCTGCTCTCCATGTGGGGCATCTGGGTGCCGCTCGCCTGGTTCCTCGGCCTGCATCTCGGCTGGGGCCTCCCCGGCGTCTGGATCGCGATGATGTGCGACGAGTGGTTCCGCGGCGCGATCATGTACCGCCGCTGGCGCCATCGCCGCTGGCTGCCGCACGCGCAAAAAGTCCGCGCCCGCGTCGCCGCCAGCGCCGCCGGACTTTGA
- a CDS encoding AIR synthase related protein has translation MSLSYESSGVNYDQLDAFKRACQKAARTTAPLLEQHGYSEPATTRGESAYLMEADDHFLAHVEEGLGTKNLVADVVYKQTGKNFYREIAIDTVATMVNDLITCGALPISIAMHAAVGESAWFTDEKRMNSLVEGWAHACKKSNAVWGGGETPTLRGIVNAETIVLAGSAIGKISPKSLRITGEVRDGDQIVFLASSGVQTNGLTLCRKIADQLPQGYQTPIGFGDTRTYGEALLAPSVIYVEFVRECQQRGIPLNYVAHVTGHGWRKLMRLEEPFVYEIANMRPAPALFQFLEKAGPITTKEMYATFNQGVGFAAYVSPDVLEATLDAARSAGYDAWHAGSVKKESTRKAVTIPSLGLAYEGDTLQVR, from the coding sequence ATGTCTCTTTCCTACGAATCCTCCGGCGTTAACTACGATCAGCTCGATGCGTTCAAGCGCGCCTGCCAAAAGGCTGCGCGCACGACGGCGCCTTTGCTCGAACAACATGGCTACTCCGAGCCCGCGACGACGCGTGGCGAGAGCGCCTATTTGATGGAGGCGGATGATCATTTCCTCGCGCACGTCGAGGAAGGCCTAGGCACTAAGAACCTCGTCGCGGACGTCGTCTATAAACAGACGGGCAAAAATTTCTACCGCGAGATCGCGATCGATACCGTCGCCACGATGGTGAACGACCTGATCACTTGCGGCGCGCTGCCGATCTCCATCGCGATGCACGCGGCGGTCGGCGAGTCGGCATGGTTTACGGACGAGAAACGGATGAACTCGCTCGTCGAGGGCTGGGCTCACGCGTGCAAAAAATCCAACGCAGTCTGGGGCGGTGGCGAAACGCCGACGCTGCGCGGTATCGTGAACGCGGAGACTATCGTGCTCGCTGGTTCGGCCATCGGCAAAATTTCGCCGAAGAGCCTGCGCATCACGGGCGAAGTCCGCGACGGCGATCAGATCGTTTTCCTTGCGTCGTCCGGCGTGCAGACCAACGGGCTCACGCTCTGCCGCAAGATCGCGGACCAGCTGCCGCAGGGTTATCAGACGCCGATCGGCTTCGGTGACACGCGGACGTATGGTGAGGCGTTGCTCGCGCCGTCGGTCATCTACGTGGAGTTCGTTCGCGAGTGTCAGCAGCGGGGAATTCCGCTGAACTACGTCGCGCACGTCACGGGTCACGGCTGGCGGAAATTGATGCGGCTCGAAGAGCCGTTTGTGTACGAGATCGCCAACATGCGGCCCGCGCCAGCGCTGTTTCAGTTTTTGGAAAAGGCTGGTCCGATCACGACGAAGGAGATGTACGCGACCTTCAATCAGGGCGTTGGTTTCGCGGCTTATGTTTCGCCCGACGTGCTTGAAGCGACACTCGATGCGGCGCGCTCGGCGGGCTACGACGCGTGGCATGCGGGCAGTGTGAAAAAGGAAAGTACGCGCAAAGCGGTGACGATCCCGTCGCTCGGGCTCGCGTACGAAGGCGACACGTTGCAGGTCCGCTGA
- a CDS encoding amidophosphoribosyltransferase — MSDKITHECGVALVRLKKPLSYFQEKYGSPLWGFTKLFLLMEKQHNRGQDGAGVACVKLDVPAGEPYMFRERCVKANPLDKIFKTLLAGYNAKVDAGTIHPEFAETVKKHFDFGGELFVGHLRYGTSGGYNMSSCHPYFRRSSWPTRNLALCGNFNMTNTAELNETLIALGQHPIFATDTQALLEKIGFYLDEEHEDLYRSLRSTGMKGVEMSRKISEDLDIARVITRSAQKWDGGYTLCGLIGNGDAFVARDPSGIRPCWHFENDEVVAFASERAPLMTVFDAAVEEVKEVAPGHVVVVKRNGTVKSSAFTAPLPRASCSFERIYFSRGNDLDIYKDRKALGGKLADQVLKAVNNEWGNTVFSFIPNTAEVAYYGLMHALRERRRDEVKKSIMIAAREGKLDEATLDDLILRNWPRGEKVVSKDIKLRTFIGQESMRNQLASHVYDITYGSVKAGEDNLVCVDDSIVRGTTLRKSILRILARLNPKKIVIVSTAPQIRYPDCYGIDMSELGKFIAFEAAISLLKERGQTNVIEEVYQLCREEVARGGLVNHVRKIYASFTDEELSARITEIVRPKNIEWKGNVEVIFQKIENLHAAVPEHTGDWYFTGKYPTPGGYRVVNQAFLNFYEKGDGRSY; from the coding sequence ATGTCCGATAAAATCACCCACGAATGCGGCGTAGCGCTCGTCCGCCTGAAGAAACCGCTTTCCTACTTTCAGGAAAAATACGGTTCGCCGCTCTGGGGCTTCACCAAGCTTTTTCTCCTGATGGAGAAGCAACACAACCGCGGGCAGGACGGCGCGGGTGTCGCTTGCGTGAAACTCGATGTGCCGGCGGGCGAGCCGTACATGTTTCGCGAGCGCTGCGTGAAGGCCAACCCGCTCGACAAGATCTTCAAGACGCTGCTCGCGGGCTACAATGCGAAGGTCGATGCCGGGACAATCCATCCGGAATTCGCGGAGACGGTGAAGAAGCACTTCGATTTTGGCGGCGAACTATTCGTCGGGCATCTGCGCTACGGCACTTCGGGCGGGTACAACATGAGTTCGTGCCATCCGTATTTTCGCCGTAGTTCCTGGCCGACGCGCAATCTGGCGCTGTGCGGTAATTTCAACATGACCAACACGGCGGAGCTCAACGAGACGCTCATCGCCCTCGGTCAGCATCCAATCTTCGCGACGGACACGCAGGCGCTGCTGGAGAAAATCGGCTTCTACCTCGATGAGGAGCACGAGGATCTTTACCGCTCGCTGCGCTCCACCGGCATGAAAGGCGTCGAGATGTCGCGCAAGATCAGCGAGGATCTCGACATCGCCCGTGTTATCACTCGCTCCGCCCAGAAGTGGGACGGCGGCTACACGCTGTGCGGACTCATCGGCAACGGCGACGCCTTCGTGGCGCGTGATCCGTCGGGCATCCGCCCGTGCTGGCATTTTGAAAATGACGAGGTCGTCGCCTTTGCTTCTGAGCGCGCGCCGCTCATGACGGTTTTCGACGCTGCCGTTGAAGAGGTGAAGGAAGTCGCGCCCGGCCACGTCGTCGTCGTGAAGCGCAACGGCACCGTGAAGTCTTCCGCGTTCACCGCGCCACTGCCGCGCGCATCGTGCTCGTTCGAGCGCATTTATTTCTCACGCGGCAACGACCTCGATATCTACAAGGATCGCAAAGCGCTCGGTGGAAAACTCGCCGACCAAGTGCTCAAGGCGGTCAATAACGAGTGGGGCAATACTGTGTTCAGCTTCATCCCAAACACGGCCGAGGTTGCGTACTACGGATTGATGCACGCGCTGCGCGAACGTCGTCGCGACGAAGTTAAGAAATCCATCATGATAGCCGCGCGTGAGGGCAAATTGGACGAGGCGACGCTCGACGATCTCATCCTGCGCAACTGGCCGCGCGGCGAGAAAGTCGTCTCGAAGGACATCAAGCTGCGCACATTCATCGGCCAGGAGAGCATGCGTAATCAGCTCGCGAGCCATGTGTACGACATCACTTACGGCTCGGTGAAAGCCGGAGAGGATAATCTCGTGTGTGTCGATGACTCGATCGTGCGCGGTACGACGCTCCGCAAATCGATCCTGCGCATCTTGGCGCGGCTGAATCCCAAGAAGATCGTCATCGTTTCGACCGCGCCGCAGATCCGCTATCCGGATTGCTACGGCATCGACATGTCGGAGCTGGGGAAATTCATCGCGTTCGAGGCGGCCATCTCGCTGCTCAAGGAGCGCGGACAGACCAATGTCATCGAGGAAGTTTATCAGCTCTGTCGCGAGGAAGTGGCTCGTGGCGGTCTCGTGAATCACGTGCGCAAGATCTACGCATCGTTTACGGATGAAGAACTCTCGGCGCGCATCACCGAGATCGTTCGCCCGAAGAACATCGAATGGAAGGGCAACGTGGAGGTGATCTTCCAGAAGATCGAAAATCTTCACGCGGCTGTTCCGGAGCACACCGGGGACTGGTACTTCACCGGCAAATACCCGACTCCCGGTGGATACCGTGTCGTGAACCAAGCTTTCCTTAACTTCTACGAAAAGGGCGACGGTCGCTCATACTGA
- a CDS encoding site-specific tyrosine recombinase — protein sequence MARSKQRKRQEKVGRKSADTITLQDSRAPGDFSGEIDDFIGYLKLERGLSIHTQSSYQSDLDQCATFLSKRGVKNWSTVSADEVTAWIHSLGSGDLSLASLARKRTAVRMLARYLVSEEKRPDDFTALLEGPKLARRIPGTLSVDDVAKLLAAPTGGDAIAIRDRAILELFYSSGLRVSELSGVMIQQLDLENGFLRVFGKGSKERVVPVGGRALDAVQTYLTAARGHFVKPKKTGSALFLSERGTAISRKMLWVLVKKYAARSGITKAVKPHLLRHSFATHLLGGGADLRAIQDMLGHANLATTQIYTAVDEKRLAGEHAKFHPRNRR from the coding sequence ATGGCCCGCAGCAAACAGCGTAAGCGGCAGGAAAAAGTCGGCCGCAAATCGGCGGACACTATCACGCTTCAAGATAGTCGTGCGCCGGGTGATTTCAGCGGGGAGATTGATGACTTCATTGGTTATCTGAAACTGGAGCGTGGGCTGTCTATTCACACGCAGAGCAGCTATCAGAGCGACCTCGATCAATGCGCGACGTTTTTGTCCAAACGTGGCGTGAAGAACTGGAGCACGGTTTCGGCCGATGAGGTGACGGCGTGGATTCACTCGTTGGGGAGCGGGGATCTTTCGTTGGCTAGTCTGGCGCGGAAGCGAACGGCGGTGCGGATGCTCGCGCGATATTTAGTTTCGGAGGAAAAGCGCCCCGACGATTTCACAGCGCTACTGGAGGGGCCGAAGTTGGCGCGACGCATTCCGGGAACGCTGTCGGTCGATGATGTGGCGAAGCTGCTCGCTGCGCCTACGGGCGGCGATGCGATCGCTATCCGCGACCGGGCGATCCTGGAGTTGTTTTATTCGAGTGGGCTGCGGGTTTCGGAGTTGAGCGGCGTCATGATCCAGCAGCTTGATTTGGAAAACGGATTCTTGCGCGTTTTTGGCAAGGGATCGAAGGAGCGGGTGGTGCCGGTTGGGGGCCGGGCACTGGATGCGGTGCAGACTTATCTGACGGCGGCGAGGGGGCATTTTGTGAAGCCGAAGAAGACTGGCAGCGCGCTTTTCCTCAGCGAGCGCGGCACGGCGATCTCGCGGAAGATGCTCTGGGTGCTCGTGAAAAAGTATGCGGCGCGGTCGGGCATCACGAAGGCGGTGAAACCGCATTTATTGCGGCACTCGTTCGCCACGCATCTGCTCGGAGGCGGCGCGGATTTGCGGGCTATTCAGGACATGCTGGGTCATGCGAATCTGGCGACGACGCAGATCTACACTGCCGTCGATGAGAAGCGCCTAGCTGGAGAGCACGCGAAGTTTCACCCGCGCAACCGCCGGTGA
- the infA gene encoding translation initiation factor IF-1: MSDGKSIEVEGKIVAVLPGTMFKVELSNGHTVLAHISGKLRKNFIKIAAGDKVKMEMSPYDLEKARITYRMKDERATPHTFRRRY; the protein is encoded by the coding sequence ATGTCTGACGGCAAATCGATCGAAGTTGAAGGTAAAATCGTGGCGGTCCTTCCGGGCACCATGTTCAAAGTTGAGCTCTCCAACGGCCACACGGTCCTGGCTCACATCTCGGGGAAGTTGCGCAAGAATTTCATCAAGATCGCTGCTGGCGACAAAGTGAAGATGGAGATGAGCCCTTACGATCTCGAGAAGGCTCGCATCACGTACCGCATGAAGGATGAGCGTGCGACGCCGCACACCTTCCGCCGCCGCTACTGA
- a CDS encoding nucleoside deaminase, with product MDSPPVTPPACPFEKRFPSQLLRDDTFFMSLAYNQAIDAWRQDEVPIGCVIALDGEVIGSAHNTVESAHDPTAHAEMLAITQAASHLGNWRLENATLYVTKEPCPMCSGATLMSRVKRVCYAVPDPKMGCLGGATNLNDLPRVNHHLELTAGGVLETECRELLQAFFKLKRAEQA from the coding sequence ATGGATTCTCCGCCCGTCACACCGCCCGCATGCCCGTTTGAAAAACGCTTCCCGTCGCAACTCCTCCGCGACGACACGTTCTTCATGAGCCTCGCCTACAACCAGGCGATAGACGCCTGGCGTCAGGACGAGGTCCCCATCGGCTGCGTCATCGCGCTCGACGGGGAAGTCATCGGCTCGGCGCACAACACCGTCGAAAGCGCCCACGATCCCACCGCCCACGCCGAGATGCTTGCAATCACCCAAGCCGCCAGCCACCTCGGCAACTGGCGCCTCGAAAACGCCACGCTCTACGTCACCAAAGAGCCCTGCCCCATGTGCTCCGGCGCCACGCTCATGTCGCGCGTGAAACGCGTCTGCTACGCCGTCCCCGACCCGAAGATGGGCTGCCTCGGCGGCGCGACTAACTTGAACGATCTCCCACGCGTAAACCACCACCTCGAACTCACCGCAGGCGGCGTCCTCGAGACAGAGTGCCGCGAGCTCCTCCAGGCGTTCTTCAAACTCAAACGCGCCGAACAGGCCTGA
- a CDS encoding dihydrofolate reductase family protein — MRVTLIAAQSLDGFITKHAAPGSDFASSADQVHLRNALAGFDCSVMGAETYRTARTQIRERLTPPRLRTVLTRSPQNFAADTLPGLLEFSSASPAQLLADLSARALRRCALLGGAQIHSLFLNSHLIDELWLTVEPALFGRGTPLLAQATDTRLRLLSQEKLAADTILLKYEVLR, encoded by the coding sequence ATGCGCGTCACCCTCATCGCCGCCCAATCCCTCGACGGCTTCATCACTAAGCATGCCGCGCCCGGCAGCGACTTCGCCTCCTCCGCCGATCAAGTCCACCTGCGCAACGCGCTCGCAGGCTTCGATTGCAGCGTGATGGGTGCCGAAACCTACCGCACCGCCCGCACCCAGATCCGTGAACGCCTCACGCCTCCGCGCCTGCGCACCGTCCTCACTCGCTCGCCGCAAAATTTCGCCGCTGACACTCTTCCCGGCCTCCTCGAATTCTCCTCCGCTTCGCCCGCACAACTCCTGGCCGACCTCAGCGCCCGCGCCCTCCGCCGCTGCGCCCTCCTCGGCGGCGCGCAAATCCACAGCCTCTTCTTGAACTCCCACCTCATCGACGAGCTCTGGCTCACCGTCGAACCCGCGCTATTCGGTCGCGGCACCCCGCTGCTCGCACAGGCCACCGACACTCGCCTGCGCCTGCTCTCTCAAGAAAAACTCGCGGCCGACACCATCCTCTTGAAATACGAGGTGCTTCGATGA
- a CDS encoding RNA polymerase sigma factor yields MPPVEKDTPQAATSPAWFQPTRWSVVLASAQTQAPGAQSAMSELCKTYWQPLYSFARRRGHDHHRAQDMIQGFFLSLIESKSLSRVDPHKGKFRSYLLASLQNHMASEHTRDNAQKRGGGMKIVSLDDEDSDARYNAASFAANLPAETAFEREWAIAALEAAISKLEDDFEKRGKAAVFRALKPYLLGDQPVGAYDKTAAELGLSPGAIRTGVHRLRHDFRMHLRREVAKTVDSPDQIDEEMRHLRTTLGSEK; encoded by the coding sequence GTGCCGCCCGTGGAAAAGGATACACCTCAAGCCGCCACCTCGCCCGCGTGGTTTCAACCCACCCGCTGGAGCGTCGTCCTGGCTTCCGCTCAAACCCAGGCCCCCGGCGCTCAAAGCGCGATGTCCGAGTTGTGCAAAACCTACTGGCAACCGCTCTACTCTTTCGCGCGCCGCCGCGGCCATGATCACCATCGCGCCCAGGACATGATTCAGGGCTTTTTTCTAAGCCTCATTGAAAGCAAATCCCTCTCCCGCGTCGATCCGCACAAAGGCAAATTCCGCAGCTACCTCCTCGCCTCGCTCCAGAATCACATGGCCAGCGAGCACACCCGCGACAACGCCCAGAAACGCGGCGGCGGCATGAAAATCGTCTCCCTCGACGACGAAGACTCCGACGCCAGGTATAACGCCGCCAGCTTCGCCGCCAATCTCCCCGCCGAGACCGCCTTCGAACGCGAATGGGCCATCGCCGCCCTCGAAGCCGCCATCTCCAAACTCGAGGACGATTTCGAAAAACGCGGCAAAGCGGCTGTCTTCCGCGCGCTCAAACCCTACCTCCTCGGCGACCAGCCCGTCGGAGCCTACGACAAAACCGCTGCCGAGCTCGGCCTCTCGCCCGGTGCCATCCGCACCGGTGTCCACCGCCTCCGTCACGATTTTCGCATGCACCTCCGCCGCGAGGTCGCCAAGACCGTCGATTCCCCCGATCAGATCGACGAGGAAATGCGCCACCTTCGCACCACCCTCGGCAGCGAAAAGTGA